The region TCCTTTGCAACATAGGCGGTGTAGAAGATCGCGCCGGTCGGCGCGCCGTCCTGGCCGAAGAGATCGAGCGTGCCGGCGGTCGCGGTATAGGCAATCTTCCGGCCGCCGATCGTCAGTTCGTGCTCGGTGACGGAATCGGCCGGCAGCAGCTTCAGCACGCCATCACGCGCACTGCGCTCGACATTCTCTCCAGATTGACCGCTTTCCTCAGCCGGGGAAAGGGCAGGGGCGAGCGACACCGCCAGAACGGCAAACAGAAACAGGGGTCGTAAACGCAAAGTGTCTCCTCCGGCGGTGCGGGCTGCGCCTTAGAGATAGCGTAACATCCGCGAACGGCGACCGGCATCAAGAGATGGTGATGGGTCGGTGAGGGCTCAGCTCACCTTTTCCACGGCATGGACATTGATCTCGACCGACCGGCCGGCCTTCCAGCCGTTGATCGCCGCTCCGAGCCCCAGCGCGACGAAGAGGGCGGCGCACCAGGAAAAGCTGCCGGTCCAACTGCGGATGAGGCCGACGATCAGCGGGCCGATAGCGGCAAGCAGGTAGCCGACGCATTGCGCCATGCCGGAGAGATGGGCGGCGACATCGGGATCGCGCGAGCGCAGCACGATCGTCGTCATCGCCGCCGCGATCAGCCCGCCCTGGCCGATGCCCTGCAGCAAGGCCCACAGCCAGACCGTCGACAGCGGCGCAAACAGCAGGCCGAGCAAGGCGATAACGGCGACGCTGCAAAGACTGGCATTGATCAGCCGCTGGTCTTTGCCACGCACGGCGATATGCGGCACGATCAGGCAGGATGCCGCCTGCACCATCACCGACAGCGAAACGATCGCCCCGGCGCTGACGCCGTCGAGGCCGCGTTCGCGCAGGATCGGAACCAGCCAACCGAAGACGCAATAGGCAAGCGCCGATTGCAGCCCCATGAACAGCGTCACCTGCCAGGCCAGCCGGTCCCGCCAGAGGCCTTTGACATGAAATCCGTTTCGCCTGGCCTGGCTGCCGCTGCGCAGAACCTGCGGCAGCCAGAGCAGGGCGACGATGAGCGCCGGCAGCGCCCAGGCGGCGAGGGCGCCTTCGAGCGAGCCGCAGAGCGCGTGCTCGATCGGCAGCGTCAGCCCGGCCGCACTGGCCGCACCGGCGCAGAGCGCCATGGTGTAGAAGCCGGTCATCAGCGCGGCGCGCCCCGCGAAATCCCGTTTCACCAGCCCCGGCAGCAGCACATTGCCGATGGCGATACAGGCGCCGGCGAGCGCGGTGCCGATGAAGAGCAGCGGCACCGAGGAAAGCCCGCGCAACGCAGTGCCGAGGGCCAGAAGCAGGATAACGCCGAGCAGCGTGCGTTCCGTGCCGAGGCGCTGGGCAAGACGTGGCGCAAGCGGCGAAAAGGCGCCGAGGCAGACGACCGGAAGCGTCGTCAGCAGGCTGGCGCCAAGCGCGCTGAGGCCAAGTTCCGCGCGGATTTCCGGCAGCAGCGCCGAGGCGCTCGAAAAGACCGGGCGCAGGTTGAAGGCGATCAGCACCAGGCTGGCGCCGAGCAGCAAACGATCCGCGGCACCGCGCAGCGGTGTTGCCTGCGGCGCCGGCAGG is a window of Rhizobium sp. N324 DNA encoding:
- a CDS encoding CynX/NimT family MFS transporter; translated protein: MTTSSADAVTTLDVSDELLVDAEAGSLPAPQATPLRGAADRLLLGASLVLIAFNLRPVFSSASALLPEIRAELGLSALGASLLTTLPVVCLGAFSPLAPRLAQRLGTERTLLGVILLLALGTALRGLSSVPLLFIGTALAGACIAIGNVLLPGLVKRDFAGRAALMTGFYTMALCAGAASAAGLTLPIEHALCGSLEGALAAWALPALIVALLWLPQVLRSGSQARRNGFHVKGLWRDRLAWQVTLFMGLQSALAYCVFGWLVPILRERGLDGVSAGAIVSLSVMVQAASCLIVPHIAVRGKDQRLINASLCSVAVIALLGLLFAPLSTVWLWALLQGIGQGGLIAAAMTTIVLRSRDPDVAAHLSGMAQCVGYLLAAIGPLIVGLIRSWTGSFSWCAALFVALGLGAAINGWKAGRSVEINVHAVEKVS